The Sphingomonas sp. HF-S4 sequence GTTACGCCGCTACGTTGAAAGACGCGGCGTGACCCCATTCGACTACATTCGTCCCGCTACGACCGAAGCCTCACTCGCTGCCGCGACCGAGCGGCCCGATACACGCTTCATCGCTGGCGGCACCAATTTGCTCGACCTGATGAAGCTTGGAATCGATCGGCCAAAGCGTCTGGTGGACATCAACGGACTCGAACTGCGAACTATCAGTCAAACCACGGAGGGCGGGCTGCGCATCGGCGCTCTCGTGCCGAATTCCGATCTGGCGGCCCACCCTTTGGTACGATCGCGCTATCCTTTACTCTCGCGAGCAATCCTCGCCGGGGCGTCGGCGCAGCTGCGCAACAAGGCCACCACGGCAGGAAATCTGCTTCAGCGGACGCGGTGCTACTATTTCTACGACCCTGCCGCACCATGCAACAAGCGCGAACCGGGATCCGGGTGTTCCGCCATCGGCGGCTTCAACCGGATCATGGCCATACTTGGGACCTCCGACCAATGCATCGCGTCCCATCCCTCCGACATGGCAGTGGCAATGCGGGCGCTCGATGCAAGTGTCGAAAGCATCGAGCATTCCGGCGCTCGAAAGTCCCGGACCCTGGAAGAGCTGTACCGGCTGCCAGGAGACACGCCGCACATCGACACAAACCTCGAAGCGGGCGAACTTATTACCCATATGCTACTTCCGCCGCCAGCAACTGGCGAACACCGCTATGTGAAGGTGCGCGACCGCGCCTCCTACGCGTTTGCTCTCGTCTCGATAGCCACGATCGTCGCCGTGGAGAATGGACGCATCGCGAGCGCCTCGCTGGCCTTCGGCGGGATCGGAACCATGCCATGGCGCGATCGAGAGG is a genomic window containing:
- a CDS encoding FAD binding domain-containing protein translates to MTPFDYIRPATTEASLAAATERPDTRFIAGGTNLLDLMKLGIDRPKRLVDINGLELRTISQTTEGGLRIGALVPNSDLAAHPLVRSRYPLLSRAILAGASAQLRNKATTAGNLLQRTRCYYFYDPAAPCNKREPGSGCSAIGGFNRIMAILGTSDQCIASHPSDMAVAMRALDASVESIEHSGARKSRTLEELYRLPGDTPHIDTNLEAGELITHMLLPPPATGEHRYVKVRDRASYAFALVSIATIVAVENGRIASASLAFGGIGTMPWRDREAEAALRGEPPSGTLFAHVADLVLRNAEGRGGNDFKISLLRRTLTATLEEITGGAA